GGCCGGCGTCCTCGAGCACGGTCGCGGCGCGGACGGTGAGGCGGATCGCGTCGCCCTGGTCCTCGACCGCCTCGACGGTGCCGAGCTCCTCGACGATTCCGGTGAACATCAGGTCTCCTTCGGGTGGTGCGGGGTCTCGACAGGCTCGACCGCCGACATCGTGAAGCGGACGTTGGGCTCCTCGCCGTCGACGCCGGCCAGCACGGTCACGTCGGTGACCGTGGGGCGCAACGCCGCGGCGATGGTGGTGATTCCGAGGTCGGCCACCGAGGAGAGCCCGGACCCCAGGAACATCGGGGCGACATAGGCCACGACGCGGTCGACGAGACCGGCGCGCAGGAACGCGGCGGCCAGGGTCGGCCCTCCCTCGAGGAAGACGTGCTGGCGGCCGTCGTCCCACAGCGTGGCGAGAGCGGCGTACGGGTCCCGGGTGCGCAGGTGGACCGTCTCGGCGTCGTCGTTGAGGACCCGACGGTCGGGCGGGAGGTCGCGCTCGCCCATCACGGCCCGCAACGGCTGGACGGCGGCCGGGCGCCCCTGGTCGTCGCGGACGGTCAGCAGCGGGTCGTCGACGGCGATCGTGCCGGTGCCGACGAGCATCGTGTCGCTCAGCGCGCGCAGCCGGTGGGTGTCGCGGCGCGCGGCGGTCGAGGACACCCAGCGCGAGGTGCCGTCGGCGGCGGCGCTGCGCCCGTCGAGGGTCGTCGCGAGCTTCCAGGTGACGAAGGGCCGCTGCTCGCGCAGCGCGACCCGGTAGACCTCCGCCAGCGACGCGGCCTCGTCGGCCAGCAGGCCGGCCTCGACCTCGATGCCCGCGGCCTCCAGGACGGCCCGTCCACCGGCGGCCACCGGGTTGGCGTCGACCTCGGCGTAGACCACCCGGCGTACGCCGGCCGCGACCAGGGCCTCGGTGCACGGTCCGGTGCGCCCGGTGTGGTTGCAGGGCTCGAGCGTGACCACCGCGGTGGTGCCCCGGGCGGCAGCCCCGGCGCGGGCCAGGGCGTCGGCCTCCGCGTGGGGGGTGCCGGGACCGCGGTGGTGGCCCTCCGCGACCGTGCGTCCGTCGTCGTCCAGCAGCACGCAGCCGACCCGGCGGGTGTCGGCGACCATGGGGACGCCCGGGGTCGCGGCCAGCGTCAGCGCACGGCGCATCGCGTCGTGCTCGGCTGCCGTGGTCGGCATCGGGCCCCTCCGGTCCGGTCGGGCTCACGGACTCCGGGGTCGACGGAGGTCTCGACAGGCTCGACCGAGAGGGCCGGGCACTGACGTCGACCGCCACCTGCGTGCGCTTACCATCCGGACTTTCACCGTCGGTCCAGGATTTTCACCTGGTCAACCGCTCACTGGCTGTGAGCGGGTCGCGGACTGTCACCGCCGGCTCGGAATTGCACCGACCCCAGAGCACGCGAGCAAGGTTCGCTCGTCTCCTCGATCGTGCCACACGCGTCGGTCGGGCTCGCCATGAGACGTGTCACGTGGCGAGACGGCCGCAGGCACGCGGCCGTCTCTGGGGGCAAGGCCCCGTCGGCACCGTCACGATCCGAATCGTCGTCGCTGGCCGCGGCGATACCCAGTGCGGGAGCCGTCCCACGACACGTGTGGGCTGGTCGCACTCATGTCCCGGCCCTCTGCGACACGTCCCTTCGCCTCGATCGTTCCTCGACCGACGGGGCGCGTCACTCAGGGAGGTCTCGGGGCGCCGACGTCCGAGACGCGCGCAACTTCCTGGTCACAGCCGCGGCTCAACGCTTGTCAGGGGCAGAGCTCGTCGAGCTTGACCACGTAGAACGTGATCGTCGAGTCGATGTCGACCTGGGTCCCACCGGCTGGCTCCTGCGAGCAGACCTGCCAGTTGCTGTCGAGCACCTGGAACCGCGCCGCACCGGTGGCGTCCTCCGATGCGGTGAAGAACAACGGGTTGCCGCTGACGGCTTGGACGTCATCCTGAGCTGCTTGGAGCACCTTCCCCGTCTCGTCAGGCAAGCTGAAGGTGTCCGCCGCGACAGGCCCCTCGGTGCCGACGACTCCGGTGCCCGGGGCTTCCTTCTTCTTGGCGGGCTTCTTGGCAGGCTTCTTCGATGGCGTCTTGGCCGGTGCTGAGGTGGCCGCCCCCGAGGGCTCCTCGGCGACGACGTCCTGCTCGTCGGCCACGGTGTCGCGCGTGTCAGCGGCCGCCGAGCTCGGGTCGGCCGACTGGTCGTCGGACCCCGACCCGCCGTTGCCGATAGCCGACCCGATCGCCAGCAGGGCAACCACAGCGCCTACCGCCAGGACCGGCTTCCGCTGGTACCAGGCAATGGTGGACCGGGCTTCGACGGGCAGGCGCTGGGTGGGAGGCGGCGGGTCGAGGCGCGCGGCCGAGTAGGCCGGTGCAGGAGCGACAGCGTGCTCGGGAGCCCGCGCGTCTGTCCATCCTTGTCCGTCCCAGTAGCGTTGCTGACCGGTGGCCTCGGGGTCTGGGTACCACCCGGCGGGAGTCGTCGACATGCCCGGACCTTAGGCGGGTCTTGACCGCGGCGAGGGCAAACCGCCAGATGGGGGTGATCGGCGCAGTCCCCGCGACTCGGCGGCAGCTCTGGCTTCTACTGATCAATCAGCGGGCGTCGCGGCCGTAGAGCGCGAGCACGCTCGCCTGACGGCCCACGTCGGTCGAGACCAGCATCAGCTCGAACTCGCCGTCGACGTAGAGCTGCTCCCCCGCGTCGACCGCGAAGGCCAGCAGGAAGTCGAGGGTGACGTCGTCGAGGTCGGCGCGCATGCCGCGGGCGCGGGCGACGTCCCACGCGTGCACGGTCAGCTCGACGGCCTCCAGGATGGCGCGCGGCTGCCGGGTGAGGTGCTCGTCGTAGGCCGCGAGCAGGTCGGCGGACTCGTGGTCGACCCCGTGTGCAGCCAGCACCGCGGCGTGGTTGTCGGCGACGTGGGTGACCACGTCGGAGATCGTCCAGCCGGGGCACGACGGCACCGGCAGGTCGAGCTCGGCGGCGGTCAGGTCGGCCGTGGCGGCGCGGAAGAGCTCCACACCGCGGGAGTACGCCGTCATGCCCGGTCCCCGCGGGCCGCCTCCGCGGCGGCGCGCAGCTCGGCCACCATCCGGTCGGGGTCGTCGGCCGAGTAGACCGCGCTGCCCGCGACGAAGACGTCGGCGCCGGCCTCGGCGCAGCGACCGATGGTCTCGAGGGAGACCCCGCCGTCGACCTGGATCCACGTCTCGACGCCGTGCTTGGCGACCAGCTCGCGAGCCCGGCGGATCTTGGGGAGCACCAGGTCGAGGAACCGCTGGCCGCCGAACCCCGGTTCGACGGTCATCAGCAGGAGCATGTCGAGCTCGGGCAGCAGCGCCTCGTAGGGATCGATGGGCGTCGCCGGGCGCAGCGCCATGCTCGCCCGCGCCCCGGCGGCCCGGATCTCGCGGGCCAGCCGCACCGGCGCCGCGGTCGCCTCGACGTGGAAGGTCACCGAGGCGCACCCGGCCTCGACGTACGCCGGGGCGTGGCGGTCGGCGTCGGCGATCATCAGGTGGGCGTCGAGGGGGATGTCGGTGCTGCGCGCGAGCGCCTCGACCATGGTCGGGCCGAAGGTCAGGTTGGGCACGAAGTGGTTGTCCATCACGTCGACGTGCACCCAGTCGGCGCTGCCGATGCGGGCGACCTCGGCGCCGAGGGCGGCGAAGTCGGCGTTGAGGATGCTCGGGGTGATCTGGACGTGTCCCACGGCGGTCGAGCCTGCCACACGTCGTCAGGCGACGACGTCGGGGTCGAGCAGGTCGACGAGGTCGCGGTAGGCGGCGTCGGGGTCGCCGTGCCGGGTGACGACGCGGTGGACGTCGGGA
The Nocardioides plantarum genome window above contains:
- the rpe gene encoding ribulose-phosphate 3-epimerase, giving the protein MGHVQITPSILNADFAALGAEVARIGSADWVHVDVMDNHFVPNLTFGPTMVEALARSTDIPLDAHLMIADADRHAPAYVEAGCASVTFHVEATAAPVRLAREIRAAGARASMALRPATPIDPYEALLPELDMLLLMTVEPGFGGQRFLDLVLPKIRRARELVAKHGVETWIQVDGGVSLETIGRCAEAGADVFVAGSAVYSADDPDRMVAELRAAAEAARGDRA
- the ribD gene encoding bifunctional diaminohydroxyphosphoribosylaminopyrimidine deaminase/5-amino-6-(5-phosphoribosylamino)uracil reductase RibD yields the protein MPTTAAEHDAMRRALTLAATPGVPMVADTRRVGCVLLDDDGRTVAEGHHRGPGTPHAEADALARAGAAARGTTAVVTLEPCNHTGRTGPCTEALVAAGVRRVVYAEVDANPVAAGGRAVLEAAGIEVEAGLLADEAASLAEVYRVALREQRPFVTWKLATTLDGRSAAADGTSRWVSSTAARRDTHRLRALSDTMLVGTGTIAVDDPLLTVRDDQGRPAAVQPLRAVMGERDLPPDRRVLNDDAETVHLRTRDPYAALATLWDDGRQHVFLEGGPTLAAAFLRAGLVDRVVAYVAPMFLGSGLSSVADLGITTIAAALRPTVTDVTVLAGVDGEEPNVRFTMSAVEPVETPHHPKET
- a CDS encoding maleylpyruvate isomerase N-terminal domain-containing protein, encoding MTAYSRGVELFRAATADLTAAELDLPVPSCPGWTISDVVTHVADNHAAVLAAHGVDHESADLLAAYDEHLTRQPRAILEAVELTVHAWDVARARGMRADLDDVTLDFLLAFAVDAGEQLYVDGEFELMLVSTDVGRQASVLALYGRDAR